From Actinomyces procaprae:
GGTGGGTGGCCCTGGGGACCTGTTTCTTGGATACGACGACGCCGATCCGGACGGAAGGCCCTGCCATGGACCCAACGCCGACGGCCCCGGCTTCATCCTGGTCGGGACTGGAGTCGAGGCCGTGATTCGGTCCGGCGCAGTAGTGCACCACCAGCCGCCGACTGCCGCTGCGCGCACCGGACCTCACCGCGGCCGAGAAATCCTCCGACCGCAGCATCCGGTGCGCCGCCGGAAGCACCTCAGGCCGCGAGACGGGCGCGACCCTTGCGCCGACGCGAAGCCAGAACGGCACGGCCGGCACGGGTGCGCATACGCTTACGGAAGCCGTGCACCTTGGCGCGGTGACGGTTGTTGGGCTGGAAGGTCCGCTTGCTCACGGGTGTACTCCTGGTGCGATGATCGGAACCGTGCATCGCCAGTCGCGGCACGGTCGCTCGCGTTGGCTGCCCCATGGTGAGGGACGTGACTCCACGCGAACGTCCGCACCACAATAGGGTCACGCTTTCCCCGTG
This genomic window contains:
- the rnpA gene encoding ribonuclease P protein component, with amino-acid sequence MPAVPFWLRVGARVAPVSRPEVLPAAHRMLRSEDFSAAVRSGARSGSRRLVVHYCAGPNHGLDSSPDQDEAGAVGVGSMAGPSVRIGVVVSKKQVPRATHRNRIKRRVRALLRVRLSEFEPGARVVVRGLAGADGATSAELAVDLDRLLKRSRSLAHAGRRR
- the rpmH gene encoding 50S ribosomal protein L34, whose amino-acid sequence is MSKRTFQPNNRHRAKVHGFRKRMRTRAGRAVLASRRRKGRARLAA